The genomic window CTGGGTCCTTAGTGCAGGATCATGATTTCTTACCAGAGATCTGAGGCTAATTCCTATTCAGAATGAGGCAGGAGGAACTAGATGGGACTTGCAACCACCAAACATGCTCAGGGATATATGGATGCATTAAGAAGACCGTGTCTGAAAAGGGGGAAGATGGTCTTTTGATGCCCAGAGAGAGGTGATTAAAGATGATCAGCAAGGAAAAATGTATTTGTCTCAGTGGCTAtaatagtttttgttgttgttgttgttgttgttgttgtttttgacaggcagagttagacagtgagagagacagagagaaaggtcttccttccgttggttcaccccccaaatggctgccaaggccggcgcactgcgctgatccgaagccaggagccaggtgcttcctcccagtctcccatgtgggtgcatggcccaagcacctaggccatcctccactgccttcccgggccacagcagagagctggactggaagaggggcaaccaggacagaatccggcgccccaaccgggactagaacccggagtgccggagccgcaggcggaggattagcctagtgaaccgaaTGCTGGCCGTATAATAGTAAGTTAATCTGTCAAACAGCACTTGAACAACACAAGTAAATGGAAGTGGTTCGCCTAACACCCAAATACCAGTTGTATATTTTCTTCCTATATACAACCTCATGAGAAATAAAGGCAAAgatacatattttcttatttctgaacCTTTAAAGTTCTTCTTTACTCTTTATAGTTTGGTCTCTGAAtacaaataacaacaaaaaagggTGTTTATCAAAGCCagttccttctctttcctcactACAGTCTTTCATTTTGCTCTTCCCTGACTGACTCAGCGAAGAGTTAACATTGGATTGGTGGTGAAGCTTGTGTGAGACAATGTGGCTTCCCAAAGACAAATACTTCCTGGTAAGTccgagggagagagagctctggaTATCTTGGGCAGATCTTGGAAGagatagagaagaaaacaaaagttgGTAGGTggtgcttgttaaaaaaaaacaaacaaaaaaccaggacTCATACAATGACGACCAACTTCTTGTGGAACTCCAGGCCTCTAACCACAGTGCTGAATTCCTCAAAGGATATTTTCCCATCGCCATCCTTGTCCAGGATGATGATGGTTTTGTCAACCAGCTCCTGCAACTGCCAGTCCCTGAGGTTGTTACCCACCATCATCTTCAGCACCTGGAAGAGCTCGCCGTTGGAAATGTAGCCGTCCTTGTCCATGTCGTAGATGCTGAAAGCAAACCTCAGCTTCTGCTCCTCGTTTCCTTTGACGCTGAACTGAGAGGTCCCCAAGATGAATTCCTTGAAGTCCACTTCTCCATTGCCGTCCATGTCGAAGATGTCGATCACTCGCTTCACCAACGGGTTCTGCTGAAGCTCGGGCAGGGACATGAACTCCTCCACGCTCAGAGTGCCCGACTTGTCCAGGTCCAGCTTCCTAAACCTTTTGCCCAGTCTTCTAATTTCATCATGGTCAAAGTGGGAGCACATCTCTGCCGGGTAGCTGGCCTCGTTTCCCATTGTGTTTGTGGACAACGGCTCGCAGGGCTGGAGGACCCAGTGGGATGCGGGCTGTGTTGAGACGGTTGAGCCACGTTGGGGTGGGGGCCGGGATAGGAATGGGAGCTCGTGAGGCACCCCGCGGTGGTTGGAATCCAAGTGGTGACCAGAATGGGAGGGGCGGGGTCAGCGAGGAAGGGGCACAAGGAAGGGAAGATGGAAGGAGGAGGGCAAACCCCTCACAGGTTTCCATTGTAAACCGTATTGCCCTCCCAACTGTTTCATCTTCTCATTTCCTCCCCCATCCCTCGCTTTTCCCCTGGGAAAGTAAATCCCAAGGGGGAAGGAGCTGCTTCTGTATAAGTCACCGCAGTATCGCAGCACAGTACCTGACAGTGTTGTTTCATAAACGCACATTGAGTAACCGAGGCGGAGTGAACTGCAACACTGGCCGCCTGATACTATTTACTTCTTTCCCCTACTTCTCTGGGAAGGGAAGCCAGGATGGGTGTCCCGCTGGAAATGCATAAGGCACCACCCAGATGTCACAGAGAATTCCTTACATGGATCACCTGCAAGCAACCAATATATTCCACTAACGTAATGCTGAATTTAGATCCTTTTCCAAGAAGACACAGGTACCATGAGTAGGCTCTTTTACCCGCTGACTCTGAATCCATCATCTCTTGCCCCACGTGTATCTTTGCTGTTTGGTGCCTGCAGAGCACTTTGGGGAACACAGAAGGCTTTTGCATGGTTGAGAGACAGTGCTTCTATGCGATCTCACTCCTCATCCCACTTTTGCTTCAACTAGATGTGTCCTTTTTGCTAACGATTAACCTTAAAAACTTCTTCATATTTCTTCTTCCCTTAGGGACACATCAATTCTCTAAATGCAGAAGGAATAAATGTAATTCAAAAGCAATCTGGTTCAAAGGGTCTTGGAGGAACCTTAGGATATTAAATCAGATAGAATGGGACAAACACACCCTACCTTTAAAATGGGTGTTGCTGGCATGTTCTGTGTTCTTTAGTTCAGCCAAAAGCTCAACCGAAGATCACCATGCTGAAACTGGCACAGCTGAGCCACTGGATGGATACCTTATCACTTGGGAtggccatttttattttcctctataATCAGATGATAATCCACTTTTTAACAAGCTGTTCATGGGTATTAAATAAAACCCGAAGTCTCAGCTAAGCCAGGATATTATACTGGGAACGTTTTGTCttacttgtttgttttatttccagtTACTCAGAGAGATAAATGCAGTACAAATCTATTGAATTTGCAGTGTTAAAATGATCACCTTAAATGCTATTATGAGATACCTGAAATCAGGACTAGTGTCTGAATGTTATCAATCATTCTAATCTAGGCCATTTCTAGAGCACATAGCCCTTTCTAGACCCAGGATGGGAGATACAGTTCTGAAAAGTCAGAAGTCTCAGGGGCAAGGAAAGGATTCCATTGCTGGGGCACAGAGGTGGTTTGGAGCTTCTGGAGTTACATTGTTGGCCAAATATTTTGTCTTTGAGCACAGACTAGTCCAGATTCTTGGCTGCAATTAAGAGAACTCATGCCTAAGAAGATTAGCATAAAAAAGAATTTGTTGGAAGAATCTCACATAATTGAAAGGAGAGCTGCACCATTGAGTCTTAGAAAGGGTGAGGATCCTTGGGTTTAAAGAACAATTGAAACCAAGACCTCAGGACCAGTTATATAATTTACAAGACCTGTGCAGAATAAAAATACAGGGCCCTTTGAAAATTATTGAGAATTTTAAGATAGCCATAGCAGAGCATTAAGCCAAGTATGGGACCCTGTGTAAATTCTTGGGCCACATGCCCACAAAACTGGCCTGGCTAGGACTTGAACATTGACCCCTCTGCATCTCttacctttttttgtttgtttgtttcactttCTCCTTTTCAGAGAACATCGCCACTGGCAGAGTACAAACTGAGATCTTGAgggttttatcattttttttccctccaaaggTTGGCTGAAATTTTCCTGTTCTAGTTAGAAGTCCATTAATCCCAGGAACAGTCTCCAACTGCATCTTATTTTGGTCTGTTTTCTACACTGAGACATCAGATATGGTCTGCAACATAAGGAAGGTTCTCCTTGGACCTCACAATTGGAGCTGGCATGGAGAGTTGGCTGGGTAGGAACAGGTACCAAAAGAAACACTTGGTCTTCCTTATAAGAAGGAGTGATGCTGGACAGAACAATAGAAGGGCATTAAACTACCTCCATGAGAGGTAGGGAATATTTAGTCTGAAGACCTCCTCTCAATGTGGCCAACTAAACAGCACACAAAATGTGCTGTAGCCACTATCCCATTCATTTCTCCCAGGTTCATCTTATTTACCAAAATATCCTTTTTGTATACAGCATCAGTATCTCATTTGAAGGTATTATCCCAAGTTTTCTGAAGGTATTACCCCAAATTTGTTCATTGCCATACACTGGTGGATTTTGAAATTAGTTTAGCATaaaaaaatggagataattaGCTGGAAAATATCAATGATAAGGGGAAGTACTGTTACTGTATGAAATTATGTTAGTTATATTGTTATGCAAGCACATAAAACTAAATAGAGTATATATGATAAAAGAATACCAAGTTCTGGGTTTGCAGTATGACATATTTTCTCATTATGAAATATAGTATTAGGCACAAGTGTAATGTCCAATTTTCTAGCCACATTAATAAGCAAAAAAGATACAATTAATTTTAataagtattattttatatatttaacccAGCATATTCCAAGTGTTATCGTTTCAACATATAATAAATACCTGAACTTATTTATGagttattttgcatttttgtacTAGGTATATAGTTCATATTTACAGTACATCTAGGTTAGGGCTCATAGAATTTCAGGTGCTCAATAGCCAATGTGTATATTTTACTGTAAAAAAATATCTAGGcagtttaaaggaaaagaaagatttGAATGCTAAAATGTCTGACAGTGGATGAGTTTCCTGACTGGCTGAATTAATTAGATTCAAAATATGCATGATGGAGTGGAAATAATTTAGAATAGGACAATCCAGGATCAGATCTTAAATACAAATTTAGTAGCAGTAAGATCTTGGATTAGTTGCTTGATGTTAGCTTTCCCATCTGGAAGGTGGAGTGAATGATACATATTTGGTACAGTTTTGTAAGGATTAAAGCTAACAGTAGCCAATATGATAAATCGTTATCCTTACTGCTGTTAGTACTAATTTTGCAATTGTTTTCCCTGCTTTCAGAGATGAAGTCCTAAGGCAAGCATGCCTGGCAGCTCAAGTATATGTAGGTCCATGGAACAAATTCACCCTGTGTGCCAGCCACCGTGGGCCACACTGCTGTAAGTACTGCACCAGCACTGAACTCCGAAAACTGTTTTCAGACTTTCTCTCACAGGCTTGAAGAATGCAGTCACGGACATCACTGGCCCATCAGGCACTCTAGGGGTTTCTCACTGGTTTTCTCCCGAGTGACTCCTTGATGGTTGCTATTGAGAAAAGAGTCACCAGTGTGGAAACTCTTAGAGGATTCTTCTATATCAGGGTGATATTAGGAGGCCTCAAGGAATAGCGGAGAGCATGAAGGAATTAAGTAGgcctggttccaatcccagctctgcccttatTAGCTCTGAGTCCTTAAAGATGGCATGATTTTGCCAGCCTCAGTGTCCTTGTCTATAGACTGGTGGTCCTAATTATACCTGCTTTATCTACTGCACATTGTTACCACGAGCCAGATGAGGTGGTATATACAGAAACATTATGTAAGAGGAGAGATCTTGCACAGGAGCTAATCAATTTAATGGCTGAACATATCATACCGGGAAGATGGTACCTCTTCAATGAAATAATTCAGTGTGCAAGCAGAATTTCCTTACTCCTGTGTTGTAGAGCATGTACCCTTATGCTGAATCTGGTTTTAGCCAATATGAGTTCTCCATCGTTCTATATTTCATAAACTTCATATTTCAGCATTATTGTAGGAATCAACACCATAGTTTCGATTTTCTCTGGCTATTATCCTTGGTCATTTCCATGGAAAACACTGTTTATCACTCTTCCTATTTATCACTGTGGACTGATGTGGAATGTAAGACATTCACACAGTAAGTCAATTAGGAGATCGTTTTGGAAGAAGTAGGAACCTGATGGCACTTTCATTTTAGCAAAAACATTTTTCCCCCCACCAAGAGTTTTCAGGTAAAGAACTCCAGATGGTCATATGCAAAAATAACTGACACTGGAAAACAAAACTGACAGGAATGCAGCTGATAAGACCTGAGGCTCATGTGATTGCATCTTCCAAGTCAGGTAGGAGAAGGAATTTCTGAGCAAGGTCACACGGCTACTTTGGAAGGTTAACAGCTGGGAGCTGTCACCCTTCCATGGGGTTGCCACTCACCATAGTAAACCTGTGTGTTGACTTTAGCCCCATAACCCTGAGTTGAATTGTTTCTGAGCATCAAATTTTTCATCTGCAAAGCGAGAATAATATAATGGTGCAATATAATTGTAGTTATATGTGAGATAACatctaaaacataaaaaactaaaacaatgcCAACttacagtaggcactcaatataTTTAACACgctgtctccttttcttttcccttttcaacTTCCATATTTGCTCCCTATGAAGTATAAAGTTGATACTGGATATATGTGTTTTCTCTTCTTCCAACATGACAAATGTTGTTTTGAGTTTACATccatttagaaaatatatattgagcACCTTTATGTACCATGCCCCATGCCAGGTGTAGTGTGGTAAGTCACAGTCCCTAGAGGAATACAATTTTGCCATGGAGAAATCTATAGTTCACTAAATAGTAAGGGTTTAAGTATGTAACATTCTTTGGTCAGTCCTTTATGTTCGTCATATATATTCAACAGAATTAAGGATAATATGCTTGGCTTTCTTTTGTAATTCTGAGGTAGTGTTTAATATGAGTTTTGGAATGTGTGGTTTTAAACCAAAGTTTCGCTATTTAGAAGCTCTGTAACCTCAAGCAGAGTTATTAACCTGAGTCACTATTTGCTCATCTGAAAAACAAGGACAATGATTGCTAACTCATAGCATAATTTTCAGGATTAAATGAATGTGAGACAGGATACACAGAGGGGTAAGTTCAATACCAAGCACAGAATCGGTACATATATATTAGAAGTTATAAttgtgagggatcttcaaaaaattaatggaaatgtgtattacaaatgtgaaaaacaaaagtATTATGCATGTACTTTAAAATTGTTTGCATacaagtaaacttatcttttaatgcaaTTTCCATTAACTGTTGGAAGTGCCCTCCAAATTTCTGCTTTAGGCTTGCGTTAAAAATTCTAGCAGGCTATTTGCATACATAGACACTCAGCTAtacttaatcatttattttttccaagtatttattgaatatctactGTGTGAGAGGGATATAACAGTGACCTAAGGAGatactttctctcttctctgcattCTTGTAGAAGTTACAGTTTATGGGGAAGATGGCTCTTGACAAAATTATCATGTTTATAGGTGGAAAGGAGCACAAGTGCACTGAGTGTTACAGATGAGAAATACATGGGGACTTCATGCTGCAGAAAAACCTTTATGGGGAAGTCATGATTGATCTGAAACCTCAAGGAGTAGAAGTTAACTAGATGTTCTGAGGAGGAGTGAATGTTCCAGGCAAAGAGAACTCTATGTGCAGAGGCACTGGGGCAGGAGGAGCAAGACAAGTAAGTGAAATGTAGTGCCAGTGTCGCTGGAGCAGAGGTCAAGGGAAAAAACCATGGCATTAGACTGAACGGAGTGACACTTTGACCATTCTTCAGTCACTGGAGAGGAGTGTCAATTTTATCTGTCAGAGCATATTTAATCAATCATGTTTCAACATATAAAATGTTGAGTGCATTCAGAAACGGTTCCTACAAAGCTTATTGGCTTAGTGAATCGAGGCATTAGAGAATTCTGAGTTATAACGcacaaaaggaaaatgagagatGTTGTCAGAGAGGTAAGGCCAAAGAGCTTTAAGGACTCAGAATTACACAGGTACTTCTTGCTGGGAATAACTAGAGGaagacttttattattattttataagcaGTCTTTGATCCTGATGGAGACCAAGTGGACAAGTACCATAGTCACTGAAGTAAGAGGGGGCAGGTATGGATAACTACAAGTCATTTAATGTAGCTGAAGTACCTGAGCAAAGCATCAGGAGGTGAACCAGGATGAATCAGGTCAAGAAGGGTCCGCAGTGTCTGGCTAGCACATGTGGTTTCCATTTTGTAGGGAAAGCACAGGTTTTAATCAGAAGAATGTCCTACTCAGACTTATATTCTGGAAAGATTAGTCTGGCATTGTCAGGGGTGAGCTGAGTAGGACAAGAGACTAGCAGCTAAGCGAGAAGCTGGGAAAAAAATTGCAACCCACACACCTGTCTGGGAAATGAGTCTGAGCTAGGATGAAAGAGGACTCAAGTGGAAGGCCAGGTGTTTTAATTTGCCAGCGTTGTCATCACAGAACCCAGTGAGCAGGGTGGCTTAAACAACGGAAATCTTAttgtctcccagttctggaggctggaagtctgaaatcaagcATTGGCAGGGTAATGCTCCTTCTGAAACCTGTGAGGCGAACTTTGTGTCCTCCTAGCTCCTGGTGGTTTGCTGGTGATCTTTGGCATCCCTTGGCTTGTAACTGCATAGACCCAATCTCTGCTTTTGTCATCACATCACATAGCATGTCCTTGTGTCTTTCCTGTATCTTCCGTCCATGTGTGGGGCACCAATCATAGTTGCTTTGGCCCCACTTTACTACAGTATGATACATCTCAACTAATCACATCTGCATTGACTCTGCTTCTAAACCAGACCACCTTCCAAGACAGTGAGTATTAGGATATCAGGACCTCAGCATATTTTGGGGGTACAAAATTCAACCCATACCAGAAGGCCCAAAGTCTTGCTGGCTGGCTGAATAGATGATGGAGAAAGGCGAGATTCTAAATGTGGTTGCATTGTTTTTCCTGGCTGGCCATCCTTGTGCTTAGCTGTTGCATGCAGCCACCTCACTGTGTGATGAAAGGGGCACCCCTGTAAGGGCTCCAGGGCTCCCCCATGATGCTGCCTTCTCATCCAACACATCCTGAAGTTGAACAAACTCACAGATGCATGCGGGTGAGGGCCATGTTCTCAGAAGTCTTAGAGAAAAGGTCAGGGTGATTTCTCATACCTAAGACTTGGTTAATGGGTTTTGTGAGGAACAAAAAAGGTGGGTTTTATGCTATTTTGTGACACTTCACAAGATAGCCACTAGATGGCAATCTTCACACGTTtccatgatttttatttatttatttatttttccaagcTGGGATTTTCAGAGCCAGGAGGCAACTAACTGTGCATGGGGAACAGAGATCAGGGAGGAGTCCCATTTCACATAATCCCCCACCGATTTCAGTGCATGGGAGtctaaaaaaatggaaggaagactgtcTCTCACAATAGTTCTAATCAGTTTGAACACTGTTCCTACCTTTTAAGTGCAGAGTGAAAATAgcattccataaatattcatgagTTTGTTGAATTTAACTAGGGGAAAAGGAAGAACTACTAACAGTATGTGGTCTTGGGTGTAATTTATGCCCAAGCATCTTTAGTATGTGAAACAGGAGACCCTTATTCCATGAGAGCTGCTTACTTATTATTGACAAGGGCAAAGGGAACACTTGCTGGAATCAGCACTCCCTATATCAGAATTCAGATGACCATCACTTATAGAAACTGGTGGGGAACAGAGAAGGAGCTCTAACTTTGTGACATGAGGTGAGGGTAAAACAAGACAAGAACTGTAGGTCCGCTTTTGCCTATATAGCAGCATGACTTTAAAATGCCATTGACTGCATTTAAAGACGGcagttgctgttgtttttatgaAGACCTGTTTTAAGTGCAGCCTAATGGTTTGTATAAACCAtcttcatgttttctgttttcccacTCAAGCCTAGATGCTGGGTTGGAAGGAAAAGACAATACAATAAATGCTAGTTAACCCAGCATTTTGCAAGGTAGCAAATTCTAGAATCAAGCATTTCTCAAGTCCTCCAATCAAAAAGTTTTAAGTTCTGTAACATGTAAGTAGTAAGCAAAAGAATGTTTATACTAGAATTACAAGATGCTTGTAAtgagaagattcttttttttttttttgagatgggTCCAAGATATGTCTAAGAGGAAGGTGCACCAACTGTAATTTCTTTTGTGTCCTTATTATTcaccaaatattttttcttctgcatgCATTGTTCTACAGTCATGGAAGGGGACTGGACATTTACTAAGCCAAGTTTGTTCTCTAAAACTACctcattaaatatatttcaaacttTCAGGCAGTCCCTATTATTATGCCCAGGTTTTGGGGACAGGGAGAGCTGAAGTTTTAGAAGTTACAAGGCTTGGGTTGGCGcacagtggaggagctgggaatcaaactgcaATATTTGCTTCCAAGACTGAAATTCTTTGTTATTCCAGACTACCTTACATGTGaagatcagaaaaaaatgttcctgcCCCTTTTGTTAAAGGCATGCAGTTTACTTGGGGAAGGTGGTCACCTTTAACTTTAGAATCCTTGAGGGAGTGGGCATCACTAACAGGGCATGGAGTCCTGTCCGTTTTTAGCATGATTGTGTGTAGTGTTTTTGGAGGGCAGGGCCAAATTGCATTGCTAATAATTTCTTGTCTCAGTGTCTTGTTCATGTCTTTGCCAGGAGGGTTCTTCCTCCTCCAGAAAGCCTACTGTGATTCCTTCTTACTCTTCCATGAATGAATCCTGACCTTGTTGGTGCCACTACTCTACTTTGTATCTTCTCCTTTTGCCCCTGTGGAATCCAGTTTATTCATGAGTTTGTTATCTCCCTGCTGGGGGCTATGTATTCATCTGTGCATCAGTTGCACCTGGGACATGACCTGGTACCCAAGAACTCAATACATATTTGCTTATGATGGAGGATGAACTAATGAATTTGTCTGGAGTAAAGGAACATGAAATCTTGCTGAGATTAACTTTCCTTTCTTCATGTCCAATTCTTCCACGTGTCATTACAGGATACACAAATAGCTTTGAGCTTTTTCAGATTTCCAGAAATTGATGCCTGGATAGGGTCCACCTGACCTTATGCTTGGCTTATATATTACACTTACTTAGGCTATTCTGAGGGAAGCACTCAGCTGTCAAGGTGGCTCCCGACATACATGAGTTTTCAATTTAAAGCAAGCTACAGTCATTAACTCTCCTTGCCTTGCCATAACTTTCATCAGGTTGAAGAGCAGACAGTGACATCTTAAATTGAAAGGGGAAGGGGTGGAGATGGGAGAGGGGTGTTGAGAAGTGACCTAGTTGTCAAGAGCACAAaagacttcattaaaattcacCCCTTCCCCACACTGCTCTTTGGATTTttaatgcaaattaaagcaaaaCTGGACAGAAAACTGATGGGATATGGAAGCTTCTTGATGTGACTTGTGTGATCCCACTTGGCCTTCAATGTATAGTTGAGTAACTCTTTCCTTTGTTCCTCCCAACAGTTAACAGGGGGAAGAATGGATCTGCTATTAGAGAACTCGTTTTCTCagtaaacaaatattaatgtAACAGGTGCACATATGGGTGGCCCTTGGGAACTAAGTCTAGGGCAGTGGTCAGGGATGAAGAAGGCAGATGGCAGGCCAGACAGCTTATTGACCTCTGTGTCCCAGGAATCATATTTCCAACTTGCTGCATCAGGACGTCTCCAAACAACCTGCTTGAGAACCACAGCATTTCTACCTTTAAACTTCCACTTTTAAGATTGCCTTgaatgggtgggcatttggcctagtggcgaAGATGCCCAGTTCCCCTAATGGAATGCCCACATTTGACACTGAGctatggctcctgactcctgcttcatgccaatgcagactctggggagCAGGGGTGATGCTCAACCatttggggtcctgccactcgtgtgggagacctgggttgagtttctggatccCAGCCTCAGTTTGGCCTAGCCtcagcaattgcaggcatttggggagtgaaccagtggataggaactaTATGCCTctacctcataaataaataaacatttaaaaggatTATTTTGTAGTGAGAGTAAAAGATGTCTTTACTCCATTCTTCTTCAGTGGCTCATTCCTTAGGGGGTGAAGCTGAAGGCTGGAAGAGTCCATGGACAGAAGGGTTAAGAATGGATTAAAAGGCAGGTTGGGGCTGGTGGTCAGGAATGGAGTGTGGAGTAAATTCAGGAATGGGACAAAGCTTGTGGTGCACTTTCATTGGTAAGAAAAttactgaaaattttaattatttacttttagaCTGTTTCAAAATATACGTTTCCTTTCCCCACCCTTTGTACCCAAGGCCTCTGGGTTTCTGAGCCAGAACTTCTTTCATCCCAATGTCTGTTTTAGTGTTTCTTTGTTCCCTCAACTCTCAATAACAACACAAGGAAATCATAGATTCAGTCAGAAAACCTTGTTACAACACACAAAGAATTAAACTGAAGTTCAGAAAGGTTAAGGAATTTTTCCATGGACAGGGAGCTGCAGTATTAGTGCTAGAGCCAGGGCAGTCAGACACCCAGGACCTGGGTCATTCCAGAGGGCTTAGTTGTGCTGCTGTTTGCTTCCTGACCAGGGCAAGGCACCATTTCTTTCCCCGCAGTCTGGACCCCTGTCTGGAGGTGCAGAGGCTGCATATTCTCTGAGTGCCAGGCTGCAACACTGTCCTATGGCTAGCCCCTGTCCCCCTTCATCTGTTCTTCCAGGTCCAACCTCCACCTTTCTTCGTCCTGCTTTGTACCCTGGGAAATGACTTCTATGGGCCACATCAACAGTCTCCCTTGACTTAAAGCAGTGGTAAAAGATGGCAAGGTAAGAGGAGACTGAATCCCTGACTCTTTTCCAATCAGGTCGTGGGGGGATGACTGTGCTcctacccaaatggccatggctCTTAGAAAGCCCTCTCCTGCACCTCCTGGAATCTAGGAATGGCTCTCCATTTTTCCCCTCTAGCCCAGATATGGTTATGGCTCTTTCCCTTCACCTACCCTGCGGGACTGTACTGTCTTTGTTGGTTTATTTAAGCTATTCTTTTCCAAatagtttccattttaaaatttatttattttattcatttttacttgaaagaaagaaagagagagatctttgagtTGCTTTTTCTTTCAACAGATGGTGAGCAGTCATGACTGCtaaagccaaagtcaggatccttgAACTTAACCCGTGTAGATGgtaggacccaagtactggagtcattgttacctcccagggtatccattagcaggaagctagatctgaagtgtaGTAGCCTGGgtttgaactaggcactctggtatgggatgtgggtgtcccaaatggtagcctaactgctgcatcaaacaatggccctaaatatatatatatatatatatatatatatatatatacatatggctATTAACACCTCCCCTGTTTCAGTATGCTGGCTGACCCTGCTGAGGCCactgcttccttttccttctggCGTGCTCCCTCTTTGTGAAAAAGTGTGTTGTCCAACCCATTATTTAAAGGAGACTTGCAAAAGAGGTGTCGTCCTATATCTTAATAATCCCTTGAAGAATTTTGAGAAGTTGCTGAACTGTGATCTGCTGCCTTCTTTTCCTGGTTTGCAAATAAAAGATTTCATAAAATTGTTGCCCTGGAGCTCTTAAATACATTCAAggacttgaaaa from Oryctolagus cuniculus chromosome 1, mOryCun1.1, whole genome shotgun sequence includes these protein-coding regions:
- the PPP3R2 gene encoding calcineurin subunit B type 2, translating into MGNEASYPAEMCSHFDHDEIRRLGKRFRKLDLDKSGTLSVEEFMSLPELQQNPLVKRVIDIFDMDGNGEVDFKEFILGTSQFSVKGNEEQKLRFAFSIYDMDKDGYISNGELFQVLKMMVGNNLRDWQLQELVDKTIIILDKDGDGKISFEEFSTVVRGLEFHKKLVVIV